The Notamacropus eugenii isolate mMacEug1 chromosome 4, mMacEug1.pri_v2, whole genome shotgun sequence DNA window TCCCCTGATGCATCTAGCATTCttactggcatataataggtacataataaatgtttggtgactaATAGATGAATTTAAGAGATTCTTTCCTATTTTATATCTTATGAGCCAAGATTCAATCAGTCCTGCACACGATTACATCAATTGCATCAATCTTCAACAAAGGGCTCCCCATACATGGTGCATCCAGACCTGAGGTATTTCAATACAAGTCAAAGTCTCCTATTTTGAAATCTGGTATCTACATCATTTTAGGAAAATAGTCACGGGATCTGATGGAGAGTATATGGTttggtgggaaaaaaaaagtatatcccAGATCGGTCAGCACATAGTTGTTGTAAGCTAGGTAAGGTAAGACTAGATAAGATCTCTATAACTCTTTTGTTTAATTATCTGAAACATAAGTGAGTTGGGCTAAGTGGTCTTTTAGAGGATATATTCAACCTACTTCTAATAATCAATATCTTATTGAGTGCCCATCCTTGTGTTCTGAGGTAGTTGTATTAGTGAAACTGGCCATTCATTTTGAACTCTTGCTGCTGTTTATTGAGAGCAGCCCCTCTTGTATCATCAGTGAGCACACTGCCTCAGATGTTATCAGGTGGTTGCTTAATAGGCAATGCAATACATGAGTTCCTAACCTATTTTTGACCCAAAAATAATGTCCAAGAATCCCAGAGCTAAAAACAGCCCCAAGCACTATCTAGTACAAACTTTAATTGAACAGCTCAATGAGGTGGCACCATGCATGTTgtactaggtttggagtcaggagaacctgtattcaaatttgggctcagatacttgctagctatggaCCTGGGTAAGCCATTTAACATGTGTACgtccattttttcatctataaaataggaatattaaCAGAACTTACCCcatagggttgttatgatgatcaaatgacttaacatatgcaaaatgctttgcaaaccttactcTATAAAGCTTATATAAGCTGGCTATTGTACAGCACATTACTGTATAGGATAGTATATGTTATAAAGTCCATTACTGAATAGCAAAATAAGCTAGCTATTGTTGTGATTATGACTTCTATAACATCCCTAAAAAGTAGCCATCTATCATTGGCTGATAATATTCTTATGATGGACAGTTCATTGACTTAGAAACAGTTCAGTCAGTTTCTGGAtggttctaattgttagaaagattttcctCATATTGAGCTAGAATCACTCTCTAATATTCATCTgttgcttttagttttatttctggAAAATGTGTAGAACTGATCTCCTCCTTCTTTCACCGGACAGTCCTTCAATTACTTGAAGGTAGCAATCATATCCCTTCTAAGTCTATTCTTTTCTAAGTGAAATAGTATggatttctccatttcttccttgtaTAGGACAGTCTCCTGTTCCCCTTCTCTGGACATGTTCAGGACtgccaatgtccttcctaaaataagTGTTCTAGAAGCAGTATGAATACAGTAAGACTTTCATCATTACTCAATATGCTAGTTAGAGAAGGTTTGATGGAAATATGGATacataggtggatagatagatagatagatagatagatagatagatagatagatggatagatagatagacagatttgATAGATTTGAATGACTATATTTAATTGGTGCAAGGAGCAATAATGGAGGAGATTCCCTCCCTTGcaatctccctcccttcctctactAATCCAAACCAGCAACTTCTCTGCTTGTCTCAGGCATTCAGAGGCTGATCTCAGGAGTACTTAATAGAGTGGGTATTTGAATATGGTTATTGTTAAGACTGAGGCTGGCCTTCTCTTCAATATTTCACAATGCCTCTGGACAAATAAGTAGATTAATTCATGGATCTGTTCATTGATCTTCCCTGATGATCATATTTTTATCTGTGAGAGGAATTTGCACCTACACGTATACTTCTATTACTGAGGGAATACTGAATATTTAAATTCATTACTAGAATATTCCTCAATCCTCAGACTATATAAAAACACACTCTCAGTTGAGGCTGATGCCTAGTGATCTGACTTGGCCATTCAGACTAGTTCTCATAATTATACTAATAGCCAAATAATAACTGACTTTTATGTAATACTGTAATAGTTGCCAAGCACTTTACTTCCATGATaccttttgattctcacaaagaTCCTGTCAAGCATTCTATCTCAATTTAGTGGATGAGGAGAGTGAGCcttaaaaaggttaagtgattacTTTATGATCATACATTTGCCAACTATCAGAGGAAGGCTGTGAaccaaggttttcctgactccaagtcctaacCTCTATACTGCACTGCTTCTCACAAgtctcatttacatttttattgtgttattgaTGGTGttgaaaatgatgataatgattagGATGGTGAcaacaacagaaataataactcatttaaaTAATACATTAATTTTAGTGAAGTATTTAAAAATGCTAGGGCACTATGGGTTTTCGAATATGAAAGTACTGGAGACATAAATACCAGGGATCTTTATACCCATGACAGAAATCTGTTACTTCCTGTCTGTTTGTGTGCATCAGTATAGCCACAAAACATGGCCACTGAAGTTTGGTTTTCAGGAACAATGTTTTGTGtctatgtttctctgaaaatAAAAGATGTTAGGTAACGAATCTACTTGACTATATGCCCCCTTTGAGTTTAAGGAGGTAACTTGGGAGTAGGCATCAGTTGAGGGCTGGATTAGTTTGTCTCTTTTCTAAGAAGATAGCTCCAATATTCCTCCATGATTGCTTATAAGCACCTCCTAATTGAGTAtattagaaaattttaatttttaatcataACATTATTTTACCGTCCTTCACCTGAGCAGTATTGTTTCTGACAgtgaataataatataaatggtTGCTTATGATGGTTGTACGGGAATGTgagtggggcaactaggtggtacaatggatagagcaccagtgcaggagtcaggaggacctgagttcaaatcttacctcagacactggGGACTcagttgctgtgtgaccttggacaagtcacctaaccccaattgcctcatcctgggtcatctccaatcatcctgatgaatatcttgtctccagatggctctggaggagaagtgaggctggtgacctgcacagccctccctcactcaaaacaaagtcaagtacaagtcatgtcattatttctctgatggcatggtcttcttcagcaacgaaggacaaacatacacacagcAACGTGAGAAAGTGATCTTTGACTTTCCTGCCCAAAATAGGGAGACACAAATCTAGTTTCCTCAGAGATATAAGTGAGTCACTTGGTGACCTTCCTAAAGGGTAAGTAAACTGAGGAGACTTCCTTCTGGTTCTTGTCCAAAAGGATTGGAGAAGTCCAGGAACACTACTTCCCAGAATAAAAGAGGGATACAAACTATTATTTTCATCCAAAAACTAGAAgtaaaagaggagaaagtgaaggaggTGAGGCTTTCAAGGAAAACCAAGGAGACTTAGCAAGTCTTTTAAAACTTCTTAAAACCTTGTGACTCCCCTCTTTTGGGTTTTTGTCCATTTTCATACAGTAAACACTTGAATGCTTCAATGGATCTGTGACATTATCAGTGTGAACGTAGCGTCTGAGGTCAAGATTACAACCCaactatatttttttcaaaggatGTATCCAAAAGTCAAAACTCTTAGAAAAGaggctatttttgttttaatggtAGCAACAAAGGAGAAGTAGAAACcagtttttcttttcacaaaGATCTTTGACTTTTCCATCTCCATCACCCTGACATCAATTTCATTGCTGAGACAACCTGATTGCCAAGTTCTACCAACACAATACTTTTCACTTTGGTCCCTTTATTTTCAGACACTCTGCTCCCACTCAGGACAAGTCCTTATTACATCTCCCTTTTCCTATTCCAATAGCCTACTAACtcaactcttttcttccctttctattccATTATTCACATAGCTGTCAAAAGAATTTTCCAGTGGAACACTTCTAATCATGTTACCCCCTCATCAAAGGCCTTCCTTCAGTGGTTACCAATTACCTCTAGcataaaatgcaaattatttagcctggcatttaataGTAACCATGATTTCTAATTTAAATTCCTATCTGTTTCTCATCAATCCCTTGCCTGCATATCCCATAACCCACCTTCTAACCAAACAGGACTACTATTAATTCTTTGAATTGAATAGCCATTTTCCATATCAGTGCATTCATCCTTGCCTAGAATATACTCCTTCCTTATCTATGCTTTTCAAAACTATAAATCCACATCTTCCTTAGTCTTGTCTCCTCTTGTCTCCTACCTTTTGTGATCCATTTGgtgaaaatattttctcttgctcAGTTTTCCCCCCTAGAGTAATTGACTgcatctttctttcattcctttcgtATCCTGCCTTGTCTGACCACCAGATGATGGTGCTACCTGTTAACCCGATCCTCTTCAACAAGGGAACTCAGAAGATGGCCAGTTCAATGTTCACATTTGTGGTTCTATATATGTTTGCTCTTGTCTCCTGAATGCGAGTATAGAAAGAAGTGTCAACTCTCTATGGTTCTCTGAGGACCCTCTATCTCTCAGTTCTGCCTTGCTTAGCATATCTTCAATTATCTCTTCAATCTTTGGTGTATGGTGTAATCATGTATAACTAAATCTAATCATTTGtgagattctttctattttctttatccCCCTTCTTCCCTGTGTTTGCTATATTTCACTGAACCATGGGAGCATCCCCTTGGTATAGTGAGATTGACTTCtcaaaggaacagaaaaagaatttttactaCAATggtttacaggaaaaaaaaatgtcacaagAACAAAATGCACAGTAAAATGTCCCGTTATCCTACACCAACCCAATATTTTATAGTTTCAGACATCCTCAGAGAGTACATAATAAAACTTCCCAAACCTGGGAATGCTAGAAAAAGCAAGGCTTGTTTTGGTCAATAACCAGACCTAGGGCTACTTCTTTTGAAAGTAGTCAAAGGGGATCAGACAAGATGGCCGGGCTGCCCCGCAGGATTATTAAGGAAACCCAGCGTTTGCTGGCAGAACCAGTCCCTGGGATAAAAGCAGAGCCAGATGAAAGCAATGCCCGTTATTTTCATGTGGTCATTGCGGGCCCACAGGACTCCCCCTTTGAGGGAGGGACTTTTAAACTTGAACTATTTCTTCCAGAAGAATACCCGATGGCAGCTCCTAAAGTACGTTTCATGACCAAAATTTATCACCCTAATGTAGACAAGTTGGGAAGAATATGTTTAGATATTTTGAAAGATAAATGGTCTCCAGCGTTGCAGATCCGTACGGTGCTGCTCTCAATCCAAGCTTTGTTAAGTGCTCCCAATCCAGACGATCCGTTAGCAAATG harbors:
- the LOC140501646 gene encoding ubiquitin-conjugating enzyme E2 N, whose product is MAGLPRRIIKETQRLLAEPVPGIKAEPDESNARYFHVVIAGPQDSPFEGGTFKLELFLPEEYPMAAPKVRFMTKIYHPNVDKLGRICLDILKDKWSPALQIRTVLLSIQALLSAPNPDDPLANDVAEQWKTNEAQAIETARAWTRLYAMNNI